Proteins from a genomic interval of Zonotrichia leucophrys gambelii isolate GWCS_2022_RI chromosome 5, RI_Zleu_2.0, whole genome shotgun sequence:
- the PLEK2 gene encoding pleckstrin-2, which translates to MEEEAGVLKEGFLVKRGHVVRNWKVRWFVLLQDKLLYYKIEGGKKEPSPKGRILLDGCTITCPCLEYENRPLLIKLKTKTNTDYFLECCSREERDSWALDITGAIHAGHPVQVQELHRMKNSFKLLENISLHNIVERMYDSSTGIKLTRNLDQGNRYKETFTGSALVDWLISNSFAVSRFEAVTLASMLMDENFLRPVGVRSTEATRSSDPSEKFLDDSTALYMFAESSKKNTSSKEEVHFNISEFSGTIVKQGFLVKQGHKRKNWKVRKFVLRADPAFLHYYDPTKEDNKPVGGFSLRGCLVSALEDNGVPAGVKGNVQGNLFKIITKNDIHYYIQASSKAERVQWIEAIKPLT; encoded by the exons ATGGAGGAAGAAGCTGGAGTGCTGAAGGAGGGCTTCCTGGTCAAACGG ggacacgtTGTTCGGAACTGGAAAGTGAGATGGTTCGTTCTGCTCCAGGATAAGCTGCTGTATTACAAAATTGAAGGAGGCAAGAAGGAGCCTTCTCCAAAGGGCAGGATCCTTCTGGATGGCTGCACTATCACTTGTCCATGCCTGGAATATGAGAACAGACCG CTACTCATCAAACTAAAGACAAAAACCAATACAGACTATTTCCTTGAATGTTGCTCCAGGGAGGAACGTGACTCTTGGGCTCTGGACATCACTGGAGCTATTCATGCTGGTCATCCAGTACAGGTACAAGAACTTCACAGAATGAAGAACTCTTTCAAACTGCTAGAAAATATCAGCCTCCA CAATATAGTGGAGAGAATGTatgacagcagcactggaatTAAGCTGACCCGCAATTTGGATCAAGGCAACAGATACAAAGAGACCTTCACAG GTTCTGCCCTGGTGGACTGGCTCATCTCCAACAGCTTTGCTGTGTCACGATTCGAGGCCGTCACCTTGGCGTCCATGCTGATGGATGAGAACTTCCTCAGGCCCGTGGGAGTCCGCAGCACCGAGGCCACTCGCTCCAGTGACCCCTCTGAGAAGTTCCTCGACGACTCCACTGCTCTGTACATGTTT GCTGAGAGCAGTAAGAAAAATACTAGTTCCAAGGAAGAGGTCCATTTCAACATCTCTGAATTTAGTGGCACAATTGTGAAGCAAGGATTCTTAGTGAAACAG GGGCACAAGAGGAAAAACTGGAAGGTGAGAAAATTTGTTTTGAGAGCTGATCCTGCTTTCTTGCACTACTATGATCCCACCAAG GAAGATAACAAGCCAGTAGGTGGATTCTCTCTTCGTGGCTGTCTTGTCTCAGCTCTGGAGGACAATGGAGTCCCAGCAG gagTGAAGGGCAATGTGCAAGGCAACCTTTTCAAAATCATCACCAAAAATGACATTCATTACTACATCCAGGCCAGCTCCAAGGCAGAGCGAGTGCAGTGGATTGAGGCAATCAAGCCGCTGACATGA
- the LOC135449082 gene encoding galectin-related protein A-like isoform X1 — MYATWGIQTNSGEASVGGRAVMTEERCAKVEQYVGEIKGGLRPTMKLTVIGMVHSKPKSFSVTLLCDPVDANKDVGLLFTVNFSEKSITRNARIAGKWGREEKTIPYFPFTAGDTFKMELLCEHQQIRVLLDGRQLCDFTHRVQPLNLVKALRISGDIKLTKVA; from the exons ATGTACGCAACATGGGGTATACAGACCAACAG CGGCGAGGCAAGTGTAGGAGGGAGAGCGGTGATGACAGAGGAGAGGTGTGCCAAA GTGGAGCAGTATGTTGGTGAGATTAAAGGTGGCCTGAGACCAACCATGAAGCTCACAGTCATAGGCATGGTACACTCCAAACCCAAGAG cttttcagtgACCCTGCTCTGTGATCCAGTGGATGCCAACAAAGATGTTGGGCTGTTATTCACAGTTAACTTCAGTGAGAAATCCATCACTCGAAATGCACGAAttgctgggaaatggggaagagaagagaagactaTTCCCTACTTTCCATTTACAGCAGGCGACACATTCAAG ATGGAACTCTTATGTGAACACCAGCAAATACGAGTCTTGCTGGATGGACGGCAGCTCTGTGACTTCACTCACCGCGTTCAGCCTCTCAACTTGGTGAAAGCTTTGCGGATCTCAGGGGACATCAAGCTTACCAAAGTGGCTTGA
- the LOC135449082 gene encoding galectin-related protein A-like isoform X2: MGYTDQQVEQYVGEIKGGLRPTMKLTVIGMVHSKPKSFSVTLLCDPVDANKDVGLLFTVNFSEKSITRNARIAGKWGREEKTIPYFPFTAGDTFKMELLCEHQQIRVLLDGRQLCDFTHRVQPLNLVKALRISGDIKLTKVA; encoded by the exons ATGGGGTATACAGACCAACAG GTGGAGCAGTATGTTGGTGAGATTAAAGGTGGCCTGAGACCAACCATGAAGCTCACAGTCATAGGCATGGTACACTCCAAACCCAAGAG cttttcagtgACCCTGCTCTGTGATCCAGTGGATGCCAACAAAGATGTTGGGCTGTTATTCACAGTTAACTTCAGTGAGAAATCCATCACTCGAAATGCACGAAttgctgggaaatggggaagagaagagaagactaTTCCCTACTTTCCATTTACAGCAGGCGACACATTCAAG ATGGAACTCTTATGTGAACACCAGCAAATACGAGTCTTGCTGGATGGACGGCAGCTCTGTGACTTCACTCACCGCGTTCAGCCTCTCAACTTGGTGAAAGCTTTGCGGATCTCAGGGGACATCAAGCTTACCAAAGTGGCTTGA